In Nicotiana tabacum cultivar K326 chromosome 19, ASM71507v2, whole genome shotgun sequence, one DNA window encodes the following:
- the LOC142173416 gene encoding uncharacterized protein LOC142173416, which translates to MGKPGRSPLLTRVQFSMVFLEHFIHRTRREEVRRQFEYLQQGPMLVTEYEIMYKELSRHATILIPTKEERLRISIDGFHHGQGRFRGDQSIIYRQPVKELVCSLHSVHFHHRVLNSSSGYYGSRTDCYTTHSASYPRHGRPRGGAQSSGGQAICYAFLGRTEAVASDTVITFIIFVCNKDASVMFDPGSTYSYVSSYFASRMDMPHGSLDAPMHMSIPVGDSIMAQQMVEKGCLAYLAFIRDASADTPAVESVPVVREFLYMFQAGLQGKANMVEDSLSRKAESMGNFAFIPTKERPLAMDVQALAIRFIRLDISKPTRVLACVVSRLCLFERLKAFQYSDPYLLVRATKMYLDLKKHYWWGRMKKHIVGFVARCSNCQQDKGFPRALRRFDVVWVILDRLTKCAHFIPVMTSYTGAVG; encoded by the exons ATGGGAAAACCAGGAAGATCACCTCTTCTTACACGAGTTCAGTTCTCCATGGTGTTTTTGGAGCATTTCATACACCGTACAAGGAGAGAAGAGGTGAGGAGGCAGTTTGAGTACCTTCAGCAGGGTCCGATGTTAGTGACCGAGTATGAGATAATGTACAAAGAGCTTTCCCGTCATGCTACTATTTTGATTCCCACTAAGGAAGAGAGATTGAGGATATCCATTGATGGTTTTCACCATG GCCAAGGTCGATTTAGAGGAGACCAGTCTATCATTTACCGCCAACCAGTCAAAGAGCTTGTGtgcagtcttcattcagtgcattTCCATCACAGAGTTCTCAATTCTTCTAGTGGCTATTATGGTTCCCGCACTGATTGCTacaccacccactcagccagTTATCCAAGACAtggtcgtcctagagggggagctCAATCTAGTGGAGGTCAGGCCATATGCTATGCTTTTCTAGGGAGGACCGAGGCTGTTGCTTCTGATACAGTGAttacatttattatttttgtatgcaaCAAGGATGCTTCAGTAAtgtttgatcctggttccacttattcatatgtgtcatcatactttgcttctCGTATGGATATGCCTCATGGTTCTCTTGATGCTCCTATGCATATGTCTATACCtgttggtgattctattatg gctcaacaaatggttgagaagggatgtttggcatatttagcCTTTATCAGAGATGCTAGTGCTGATACTCCTgctgttgagtcagttccagtagtgagggagtttCTGTATATGTTTCAAGCAGGCCTACAGG ggaaggccaatatggtcgAAGactccttgagtagaaaggctgagagtatggggaATTTTGCATTTATTCCAACTAAGGAGAGGCCtttggctatggatgttcaggctttggccatcAGGTTTATAAGATTGGATATATCGAAGCCTACcagggttcttgcttgtgttgtatctAGGTTATGCTTGTTTGAGCGCCTAAAGGCTTTTCAGTATAGtgatccctatttgcttgtcc gtgctacaaagatgtatcttGATTTGAAGAAGCATTATTGGTGGGGAAGGATGAAGAAACATATTGTTGGATTTGTTGCTCGGTGTTCAAATTGTCAGCAGGACAA GGGTTTTCCACGGGCATTGAGGAGATTTGACGTTGTTTGGGTCATTttggacagactgaccaagtgtgcacatttcattccagtcatgacttCCTATACTGGAGCAGTTGGCTAA